The genomic window GTCGGCGAAGGTTTTGGCGGTGGTCACGGCGATCGTCTCGTCGTAGACGTGCTGGGCGCAGCCGGTGTAGGCGGCCGCGATGGCCAGCTGGTTGCCGACGAAACTGCCTCGGCTCATGGTGAGCATCTTGGTGAACGCACCCGGTACCGCCATGGCTTCGTCATCCGGGATGAAGACCTGGTCGAGCCGGATCCCGTTGTTGGCGGTGGCGCGCATGCCGAGTCCGTCCCACGGCGCGCGCACGCTCACGCCGGGTGCGTCGCGCGGCACGAAGAAGGTGGCCAGACCGGCCGCGGTCTCGTAGCCCGCCAGTTTGGCGGAGGTGAGGTAGTAGTCGGCGACGCCGGTCGCGCACCCGAACGACTTCTCGCCCTGCAGGATCCAACCGCCGTCGGCTTTACGGGCAGTGGTGGCGATGGTGATGTTGGCGGCCGCGGTCTTCACCGATTCGGAGGCGAAGTTGGCCAGCCACACCCCGTCCGCCATTCGGGTGAGCACCTTCTCGGCGAAGGACTGGACGATCGGGATCTCGTCGTCGGCGAACAAGCCCGCCTCGATCGCCTCCAGGGGCAGCAGACCGCGCGAGGCGCTGGTGTTGTGGAAGAAGAACGCAAGCGCGGTCGACGGGCAGGCGGTGCCCATCGCGTAGGTGGCGGCGGCCAGGTCGCGCAGCGTGCCACCGAGCCCGCCGAACTTCTCCGGCACCACCAAACCGAGCAGGCCCGCGTCGCGCAGGAGACCGACGTGCGTCGTCGGGAAGGCGGCGAGCCGATCGGCCTCCTCGGCGGCCGCGCGCAAGGTCGGCAAGACGGCGTCGACCCGTTGGGCGCGTTCGCGTTCCGCGTCGGTCATGTCTTCGACGAGTCGTTCCCCGATCATCGGGCCATCCCCTCGTGGTAGGTGCGGTCGTGATAGATGAGTGGTTCCGCGGGCCGCGGCACGGCCGCGTCCCGCACCATGCCGAGCACGATGGTGTGATCCCCGGCGGGATGACAGGCGGCGACCACGCAGTCGAGCCAGGCCGTCGCGTCGGTGAGCACCGCGGCGCCGGTGGTCGCGGTACTCCAGTCGCCGACCGCGAAGCGATCGGCGTCCTGGCCCGGTTCGGCGAACCGGCGGCCGATGTCGCGGTGCTCGCTGCCGAGCACGTTGACCGCGAAAACTCCACTGCGCCGGACCATTCGGCACGTCGTGCCGTCGGAGGCCAGGCAGACCGAGACGAGCGGCGGATCGAGCGCCACACTGGTGAACGAACTCGCCGTCATGCCGTGCCGCTCGCCGTCTTCGCGAATTGTGGTGACGATGACGACGCCACTGGCCCACTGCGCCAATACCGTACGGAGATACGCCGGTTCCACCGCTGCCTCCGTTTCGATAGTGGAAACGCTGTCACGCACACGGTAACGCTGCGTCTCGGTTCGGCGCAAGGGGAGCGCGGCGAGAAAGGGGATGGTGTTTCGCATCGGGAAATCCGCCGCTTACACTTGCCGCGTGCCCGAAACCGAACCCGACAACCAGAGCCGGTCGATCGCCGCGGTCGAGCGGGCGATGGATGTGCTGCTGCTTTTCGGCCGCAGCGGCCGTCCCGATCTGGGAGTGACCGAGATCGCCACCGAGCTCGGCATCACCAAGGCCGCGGTGCATCGCATTCTCACCGCGCTGCGCAATCGCGATCTGATCACCCTCGAACCGACCACGCGCCGATACGCCCTCGGCCATGCCGCGATCGCCCTCGGCCGCGCCTATCTGGCGCGCACCGACCTGCGGGTGATGGCCGCGCCGGAATTGCGCAGGCTGGCCACCGTCACCGGGGAGACCGCGACGCTGTCGATCCGGCGCGGCGACACCCGTATGTACGTGGATCAGGTTGTGCCGGACCAGGAATTGCGGATGGAGGTCGCGCTCGGCGTGCC from Nocardia iowensis includes these protein-coding regions:
- a CDS encoding acyl-CoA dehydrogenase family protein, producing the protein MIGERLVEDMTDAERERAQRVDAVLPTLRAAAEEADRLAAFPTTHVGLLRDAGLLGLVVPEKFGGLGGTLRDLAAATYAMGTACPSTALAFFFHNTSASRGLLPLEAIEAGLFADDEIPIVQSFAEKVLTRMADGVWLANFASESVKTAAANITIATTARKADGGWILQGEKSFGCATGVADYYLTSAKLAGYETAAGLATFFVPRDAPGVSVRAPWDGLGMRATANNGIRLDQVFIPDDEAMAVPGAFTKMLTMSRGSFVGNQLAIAAAYTGCAQHVYDETIAVTTAKTFADTGEPISSSPVHQVLIGEMTRHLQTAYLWLRYQLTIETAEPPFKPKQDVFTQWRLGKGAVTEACFQVALGAFKAGGTSAAAMSGVAGRALRDLAMGLVMTFPAERGMLEVARIVTEAKANELFTTAPTEAAR
- a CDS encoding flavin reductase family protein — encoded protein: MRNTIPFLAALPLRRTETQRYRVRDSVSTIETEAAVEPAYLRTVLAQWASGVVIVTTIREDGERHGMTASSFTSVALDPPLVSVCLASDGTTCRMVRRSGVFAVNVLGSEHRDIGRRFAEPGQDADRFAVGDWSTATTGAAVLTDATAWLDCVVAACHPAGDHTIVLGMVRDAAVPRPAEPLIYHDRTYHEGMAR
- a CDS encoding IclR family transcriptional regulator yields the protein MPETEPDNQSRSIAAVERAMDVLLLFGRSGRPDLGVTEIATELGITKAAVHRILTALRNRDLITLEPTTRRYALGHAAIALGRAYLARTDLRVMAAPELRRLATVTGETATLSIRRGDTRMYVDQVVPDQELRMEVALGVPYPLYAGSSSKVILALLRKEEIDEYLGRHELTPFTDATITTARKLRTELTAIKKRGYAVSMGERQVGAASIAAPILDHDGGVVAAISVCGPLSRFQPRMDECVPMLLKATGAVSAQLGYPG